From one Streptococcus pneumoniae genomic stretch:
- a CDS encoding DUF1189 domain-containing protein — MLPYPFSYFAAIWGVKRPFAYRKSLSWFQLMFTSVFLIALLLIPVSVQQADRTSYPLSTFIEPVFEPLTDEVMQDFSQHAQISNHQLSYTGTLATHRSPLGDVLIGQDQTKPQQKLTLAFEPNRLVISQAGEELANLAYQAIDNEALKSKERLMEAINQDWFQQNRLAISLFLIGLSGALLTLNFFIVAIGATFFLYLTKKSRLFSFRTVKECYHFILNCLGMPTMIALILGLLGQPMTTMITCQNILFVLYLVILFYKTHFRDDATEQ; from the coding sequence ATGCTTCCTTATCCATTTTCTTATTTTGCAGCTATTTGGGGGGTTAAACGTCCCTTTGCCTATCGCAAATCCTTGAGCTGGTTTCAGCTGATGTTTACCAGTGTCTTTTTGATTGCACTTTTGTTGATTCCTGTGTCTGTCCAGCAGGCGGATCGCACGTCTTATCCGCTTTCGACCTTTATCGAGCCAGTATTTGAACCTCTGACCGATGAGGTCATGCAAGATTTTTCTCAGCATGCACAGATCAGCAATCATCAGCTGAGCTATACAGGCACTCTTGCTACACATAGGAGTCCTTTGGGTGATGTATTAATTGGACAAGACCAGACAAAACCGCAGCAAAAGCTGACTCTAGCTTTTGAGCCTAACCGACTCGTCATCAGCCAAGCTGGAGAGGAACTCGCCAATCTAGCCTATCAAGCTATTGACAATGAAGCATTAAAGAGTAAGGAACGTTTGATGGAAGCCATTAACCAAGACTGGTTTCAGCAAAATCGCTTGGCTATTAGTCTCTTTCTCATCGGATTATCTGGAGCTTTATTAACGTTGAACTTTTTCATCGTGGCAATAGGGGCAACTTTCTTTTTGTATCTCACTAAGAAATCACGCCTTTTCTCTTTTCGAACAGTCAAGGAATGCTATCATTTCATTCTCAACTGTCTGGGGATGCCTACGATGATCGCCCTTATCTTAGGCTTACTAGGGCAACCCATGACGACGATGATCACTTGTCAGAATATTTTGTTTGTCCTTTATCTCGTGATTTTATTTTACAAGACACATTTCCGCGATGATGCGACGGAGCAATAG
- the pulA gene encoding type I pullulanase, with the protein MVFRIFQAFLDDEDLIRIEMDKAFFSDNLCFSFENPEQKLLPMDLTHKDEQVHLTLKSAHKLSLDATYWIYDQDRNKSFLYFRDIVRQPIFDEVFAYEGDDLGAAYSPTRTRFKFWAPMSEQVFLLLDSKAFALARGEKGVWQAIIEGDLEGHPYSYLHKVQNEWKEVHDPYALSSETNSNRSFVIDKRKITKPITRAKSQIKPTQAIIYEMSVRDFSMQKETGFQHAGKFQGLLESPTLAGQRIGMNYLKNLGITHIQLMPLYDFGSVDETHPNLAYNWGYDPVQYNVPEGSFASNPQDPYSRITELQEVIASYHQANISVIMDVVYNHVYNSKTYAFEQIVPGYFFRYDDERNLTNGTFCGNDVASERAMVRSYIKQSVKQWVELYGFDGFRFDLMGILDIITMQEIAKELKELYPNIYLYGEGWEMPTGLETQQLAHQFNAEQLPNYGFFSDHFRDTVKETILHGHRLEKDYPAHQMENVLTGNIGINGHAHFVQPQQAINYVECHDDATAFDYFKIHNPEISEEERYANSRLALQIVLLSQGVPFIHSGQEAFRTKDLIGNTYNSPDAINRLDWIQICEHEKDVNFIRDLIAFRKAHGSLSLETQEEIKHACDVKWLSESLLSYTICTKEDQLTILINFSDKDVHYDNLEKKTLVLCYPHVGLNEQTDSFLIPAKQAVVLR; encoded by the coding sequence ATGGTTTTCCGTATTTTTCAGGCTTTTTTAGACGATGAGGATCTCATCCGTATCGAGATGGATAAAGCCTTCTTTTCAGACAACCTTTGCTTTAGCTTTGAAAATCCAGAACAAAAGCTTTTACCGATGGATTTGACCCACAAGGACGAGCAAGTCCACTTGACCTTAAAAAGTGCTCACAAACTCTCGTTAGACGCGACTTACTGGATTTATGATCAGGATCGCAACAAGTCATTCCTCTATTTCCGAGATATTGTCCGCCAGCCTATTTTTGATGAAGTCTTTGCCTATGAGGGGGATGATTTGGGCGCAGCGTACAGCCCGACTCGGACTCGTTTCAAATTCTGGGCACCAATGTCAGAGCAGGTCTTTTTACTGCTAGATAGCAAAGCCTTTGCCCTTGCTCGTGGTGAAAAAGGCGTCTGGCAAGCGATTATCGAGGGCGACCTTGAAGGGCATCCTTACAGCTACCTCCATAAGGTCCAAAACGAATGGAAAGAGGTCCACGACCCCTATGCTCTGTCTTCTGAGACAAATTCTAATCGCAGCTTTGTCATTGACAAGCGCAAGATTACAAAGCCTATCACACGCGCAAAAAGCCAAATCAAGCCGACTCAAGCTATTATCTATGAGATGAGCGTGCGTGACTTCTCCATGCAAAAAGAGACTGGATTTCAGCATGCGGGGAAATTCCAAGGCTTGCTAGAAAGTCCAACTCTAGCAGGACAACGTATCGGCATGAACTACCTCAAAAACCTTGGGATTACTCATATCCAACTTATGCCCCTTTATGACTTTGGCAGTGTGGACGAAACTCATCCCAATCTAGCCTACAACTGGGGCTACGACCCTGTCCAATACAATGTCCCAGAAGGGAGCTTTGCCTCAAACCCACAAGATCCATACAGCCGTATCACCGAGTTGCAAGAGGTGATTGCCAGCTACCATCAAGCAAATATCAGTGTCATCATGGACGTGGTCTACAATCATGTCTACAACTCTAAAACCTACGCTTTTGAGCAAATCGTCCCTGGCTACTTTTTCCGCTATGATGATGAGCGTAACCTCACCAACGGCACCTTCTGTGGCAATGATGTCGCAAGCGAGCGTGCCATGGTCCGCTCCTACATCAAACAATCTGTCAAACAATGGGTTGAACTCTACGGTTTTGATGGTTTCCGCTTTGATTTGATGGGAATTTTAGACATCATCACCATGCAGGAAATCGCAAAGGAACTCAAAGAACTCTACCCAAACATCTATCTCTACGGCGAGGGCTGGGAAATGCCGACAGGGCTTGAAACGCAACAGCTCGCCCATCAATTCAACGCTGAGCAACTCCCTAACTATGGCTTTTTCAGTGACCATTTTAGAGATACGGTCAAGGAAACCATCCTACACGGGCACAGGCTTGAGAAAGACTATCCCGCCCACCAGATGGAAAATGTCCTAACTGGCAATATCGGAATAAATGGTCACGCGCATTTCGTGCAACCTCAGCAAGCCATTAACTATGTCGAATGTCACGATGATGCGACAGCCTTTGACTACTTTAAAATCCACAATCCTGAGATTAGCGAGGAAGAACGCTACGCAAACAGCCGCTTAGCACTTCAGATCGTACTCCTCTCTCAAGGCGTGCCTTTTATCCACAGCGGACAGGAAGCCTTTCGGACCAAGGACTTGATTGGCAATACCTACAATAGCCCTGATGCCATCAATCGCCTAGATTGGATCCAGATCTGCGAGCATGAGAAAGATGTAAACTTTATCCGTGACTTGATCGCCTTTCGAAAAGCGCATGGAAGCCTCAGCCTAGAGACACAAGAAGAGATAAAACATGCCTGCGACGTCAAATGGCTCTCAGAGAGTCTCCTCTCCTACACCATTTGCACCAAAGAGGACCAGCTCACTATCCTCATCAACTTCTCTGATAAGGATGTCCACTATGACAATCTCGAAAAGAAAACACTGGTGCTTTGCTACCCCCATGTCGGGCTTAACGAACAAACAGACAGCTTTCTCATCCCTGCTAAGCAGGCGGTGGTGCTGAGATAA
- a CDS encoding LacI family DNA-binding transcriptional regulator, with amino-acid sequence MRVTIKDVAKLAGVSPSTVTRVVQNKSSISDETKKRVRKAMKELNYHPNLNARSLVSSYTQVIGLVLPDDSDIFYQNPFFPSVFRGIAQAAAEHHYAIQIATGKNEEERMEAISQMVMGKRVDGLIFLYSQENDPLIQMVSEEQFPFLILGKSLSPFIPLVDNDNIQAGIDAAEYFIQKGCKHIAFLGGNKKLFVTQDRYQGYQEALKQHGLALDHHSVTFASEFLEDKGYQFTKRLLKHNPEVDAIITTDALLAEGVCKYIESHKRDVPVLTFSSLRPKLELSAHIDINTLELGRTSFNTILQIINDAKENRQICYRQLIPHQIIEH; translated from the coding sequence ATGCGTGTTACCATCAAAGATGTCGCTAAATTAGCTGGGGTTTCCCCCTCGACAGTCACCCGTGTGGTGCAAAATAAATCAAGCATTAGCGATGAGACCAAAAAACGAGTTCGCAAGGCTATGAAAGAACTCAACTACCACCCCAATCTCAATGCCAGAAGTCTGGTCAGCAGCTACACTCAAGTCATCGGACTGGTCTTACCTGATGACTCGGATATTTTTTACCAAAATCCCTTCTTTCCATCTGTCTTTCGAGGTATCGCACAGGCTGCCGCAGAACACCACTATGCCATTCAGATTGCCACAGGGAAGAACGAAGAAGAGCGCATGGAAGCCATTTCTCAAATGGTTATGGGAAAACGCGTGGACGGCTTGATTTTCCTCTATTCACAGGAAAATGACCCTTTGATTCAGATGGTGAGCGAAGAGCAGTTTCCTTTTCTCATCCTTGGGAAATCTCTCTCTCCCTTTATCCCCTTGGTCGATAATGACAATATCCAAGCAGGAATTGATGCGGCGGAATATTTTATCCAAAAAGGCTGCAAACACATCGCTTTCCTAGGGGGAAATAAAAAACTCTTTGTAACCCAAGACCGCTACCAAGGCTACCAAGAAGCCCTCAAACAGCACGGACTGGCTCTTGACCATCACAGCGTCACCTTTGCGAGTGAATTTTTAGAGGACAAGGGCTATCAATTTACCAAGCGCCTGCTCAAGCACAACCCTGAAGTTGATGCTATTATCACGACAGACGCCCTTCTTGCCGAAGGAGTTTGCAAGTATATCGAATCCCATAAGCGAGACGTTCCTGTTTTGACCTTTTCATCGCTACGACCAAAATTGGAGCTTTCCGCCCATATCGACATCAACACATTAGAGCTTGGACGGACATCCTTTAACACGATTTTACAAATCATCAACGACGCCAAAGAAAATCGTCAGATTTGCTACCGCCAGCTCATTCCCCACCAAATTATCGAACATTAG
- a CDS encoding sugar ABC transporter permease, with amino-acid sequence MYKMNSVKFKRRFSHFLTYFYLIALSIIILYPILITILSAFKTGNVVAFKLDTNINFSLDNFRRLFSETLYGTWYLNTLIIAFLTMIVQTSIVVLAGYAYSRYNFLARKQSLVFFLIIQMVPTMAALTAFFVMALMLNALNHSWFLILIYVGGGIPMNAWLMKGYFDTVPMSLDESAKLDGAGHFRRFWQIVLPLVRPMIAVQALWAFMGPFGDYILSSFLLREKEYYTVAVGLRTFVSDVKNLKIAFFAAGAILTALPICILFFFLQKNFVSGLTSGGDKG; translated from the coding sequence ATGTATAAGATGAATTCTGTAAAATTCAAACGTCGCTTCAGTCATTTTTTGACCTACTTTTACCTGATTGCCTTATCCATCATTATCCTCTATCCGATTTTGATTACCATTTTATCGGCCTTTAAAACAGGGAACGTCGTGGCCTTTAAATTGGATACCAATATCAACTTTAGCTTGGATAATTTTAGGAGGCTCTTTTCTGAAACCCTCTACGGGACTTGGTATCTCAATACCCTCATCATTGCTTTCTTGACAATGATTGTGCAAACCAGTATAGTAGTATTAGCTGGTTACGCTTACAGCAGGTACAATTTCTTGGCAAGAAAACAAAGCTTGGTATTCTTTCTCATCATCCAAATGGTGCCGACCATGGCAGCTCTAACAGCCTTCTTTGTCATGGCGCTCATGCTAAACGCTCTAAACCATAGCTGGTTCCTCATCTTGATTTATGTCGGTGGAGGAATTCCGATGAATGCTTGGTTGATGAAAGGCTACTTTGATACCGTTCCGATGTCTCTTGATGAATCCGCAAAACTAGATGGTGCTGGTCATTTCAGACGTTTCTGGCAAATCGTGCTTCCCCTCGTACGTCCGATGATTGCCGTGCAAGCTCTCTGGGCATTTATGGGACCATTTGGAGACTATATCTTATCAAGTTTCTTACTGCGTGAGAAAGAATATTACACAGTGGCAGTTGGACTCAGAACCTTTGTCAGCGATGTGAAAAACCTTAAAATCGCTTTCTTTGCGGCTGGAGCCATCCTTACTGCTCTTCCGATCTGTATTTTATTCTTCTTCCTGCAAAAGAACTTTGTATCTGGCTTAACAAGTGGTGGCGACAAGGGATAA
- a CDS encoding ABC transporter permease subunit — protein sequence MTTQQNPSKALLLSLIPGLGQIYNKQKAKGWIFLGVTLVFLVYLIAIASPELAGLVTLGTRPFRDNSLFMLIRGAFHLILVVVYGIFYALNLKDAYTVAKRWNDGFKIPITLKDMGKEIYSNGFPYLLIIPSYIAMTAAIIFPVVVTLLIAFTNYDFKHLPPTKLLDWVGFSNFSNIWRLSTFRSAFGSVLSWTIIWALAASTVQIVIGIFTAIVANQPFIKGKRIFGVIFLLPWAVPAFITILTFSNMFNDSIGAINTQVIPLLGKVLPFLNGHIIPWKTDPTWTKIALIMMQGWLGFPYIYVLTLGILQSIPNDLYEAAYIDGANAWQKFRNITFPMILAVAAPTLISQYTFNFNNFSIMYLFNGGGPGSVGGGAGSTDILISWIYRLTTGTAPQYSMAAAVTLIISLIVISISMIAFKKLHAFEMEDV from the coding sequence ATGACGACACAACAAAATCCAAGTAAAGCATTACTGCTCTCCCTGATTCCAGGACTTGGACAAATCTACAATAAGCAAAAGGCTAAAGGATGGATATTCCTTGGTGTCACGCTTGTTTTTCTGGTTTACTTAATCGCTATTGCTAGTCCAGAATTAGCAGGTCTTGTGACCTTGGGAACGCGACCATTTCGTGATAATTCCCTCTTTATGCTGATCCGTGGCGCTTTCCATTTGATTTTGGTAGTGGTTTATGGCATTTTTTACGCTTTGAATCTAAAAGACGCCTATACCGTTGCCAAACGGTGGAATGACGGCTTTAAAATCCCTATCACCTTAAAAGATATGGGCAAGGAAATTTACAGCAATGGATTTCCCTATCTTTTAATCATTCCTTCTTATATTGCTATGACAGCGGCTATTATCTTCCCTGTCGTGGTGACGCTGCTCATTGCCTTTACCAACTATGACTTTAAACATCTGCCTCCGACCAAGCTCTTAGACTGGGTGGGATTTAGCAACTTTTCAAACATCTGGCGTCTAAGTACTTTCCGCAGTGCCTTTGGCTCTGTCCTTTCTTGGACCATTATTTGGGCTTTAGCAGCTTCAACCGTGCAGATTGTCATTGGTATCTTTACCGCTATCGTAGCCAATCAACCGTTCATCAAAGGAAAACGAATCTTTGGCGTTATCTTCCTCCTTCCATGGGCAGTACCTGCTTTCATTACCATCTTGACCTTTAGCAATATGTTTAATGACAGTATCGGTGCTATCAATACACAAGTTATTCCTTTGCTTGGTAAGGTTCTGCCTTTCCTAAATGGTCATATCATTCCTTGGAAGACCGATCCGACTTGGACAAAGATTGCCCTCATTATGATGCAAGGCTGGCTAGGATTCCCTTATATCTATGTATTGACGCTAGGAATTTTACAATCCATTCCAAATGATCTCTACGAGGCTGCCTATATCGATGGGGCAAATGCTTGGCAGAAATTCCGCAATATTACCTTCCCGATGATTTTAGCGGTGGCAGCACCAACCCTCATCAGCCAATACACCTTTAACTTCAACAACTTCTCCATCATGTACCTCTTTAATGGTGGAGGCCCTGGTAGTGTCGGCGGGGGCGCAGGCTCAACAGACATCTTGATTTCATGGATTTATCGCTTGACGACAGGAACGGCTCCGCAATACTCTATGGCAGCAGCCGTGACCTTGATTATCTCTCTCATCGTCATTTCCATCTCCATGATTGCCTTCAAGAAACTACACGCATTTGAAATGGAGGATGTATAA
- a CDS encoding G5 domain-containing protein, with product MKHTVYKIRKTRTGKLLFVGAVMLALGGAALSASSDVHADEWMARSVPEIRADLEKEAADNHVYTIKWGDTLSAIAQASGLSVEGLQATNEIADANFIVAGNQLYIDAENKIVAYTNEDKSVTVLQEQDGAWKNITEEQKAERAKEAMEVQPHKAIVDTSQTNSSDDYLRKDESGNTVRLEIAVASMKDKDAPTPENPLEAVNPTIPSNQDSPTPPTEADIPTSPSLDTNQGGSANVIIEPAVTTIDPSYLEEDIEFTVERVADSSLFEGEEVVVTEGQKGKRLITYRDLTNGVGYLFERHIIKQETIKEPVNKVVKYGTKKRDANSAPTPNVPNVPNVPNVPNTPSNDDNKKPTNDPTKVVSHKDVTEQTLIDFKTERVADDTMFEGDEVVATNGRKGVRTTVYRENLNADGVVLSREKIGEDEAPAVNKVVKYGTKKRYQTVKTTVKKAIPYETTTFTDFSLPKGQTKVIQAGRDGEDVYEVTNEVDLKTGHQSEKSRTKVSTTAATAKIVAIGGYEAPKDTTETRRITDKITHGTVTTFDNNMYEGETRTEEGSDGYVTYEVTYNVSGLTGQKTEVSRRVVDRKDAKNTIIYKGTKKRPVATPKPAPAPVQPVTPVQSAPVVNTTPVAPTTPTTSTGSVLLNANDVAIGKDRPWYQGLPKSALAFAQLSLDEKEKIRLGLDPNADVDGKNRNAHDYASTDDMTQAQLDGLMKYIDVDKLNEEFLKLLNEERAKKGLKPAVYAGKNSSLQRAATQRAKEMAHYGSSRYQAKKSGKHKRPDGSQFSTVYTPSERAKFDLVNENAFNSYGDLSVFEILNERYLAKQMFEEWKNSPGHYRSMMVDGKNQTVHFAVNSWAGEYVREDNTHDDTCMISMMSIGLVNN from the coding sequence ATGAAACATACAGTTTATAAAATTCGCAAAACACGGACAGGGAAATTGCTATTTGTAGGAGCAGTCATGCTGGCTTTAGGAGGTGCTGCTTTGTCTGCGTCGAGTGATGTACACGCAGATGAGTGGATGGCGCGCTCTGTCCCAGAGATTCGAGCAGACTTGGAGAAAGAAGCTGCAGACAATCATGTCTACACCATTAAATGGGGTGACACACTCTCAGCGATCGCGCAAGCATCAGGTCTTTCTGTAGAAGGTTTGCAAGCTACAAATGAAATTGCCGATGCAAACTTCATCGTGGCAGGAAATCAATTATACATTGACGCTGAAAATAAAATCGTAGCTTACACAAACGAGGATAAGTCTGTAACCGTCCTTCAAGAGCAAGATGGTGCTTGGAAAAACATCACCGAAGAGCAAAAAGCTGAACGTGCCAAAGAAGCCATGGAAGTACAACCACATAAGGCTATTGTCGATACATCACAAACGAATTCTTCCGATGACTATTTGAGAAAAGATGAATCTGGAAATACGGTGAGATTAGAGATTGCAGTCGCTTCTATGAAAGATAAGGATGCCCCAACACCGGAAAATCCCTTGGAAGCTGTAAATCCAACTATTCCAAGTAACCAAGATAGCCCCACTCCTCCAACTGAAGCAGATATACCGACTTCTCCGTCTCTAGATACAAATCAAGGAGGTAGTGCTAATGTTATCATAGAACCAGCAGTAACGACTATCGACCCTTCTTATCTTGAGGAAGATATTGAGTTTACCGTAGAACGTGTGGCTGATAGTAGCTTGTTTGAGGGTGAGGAAGTAGTCGTCACTGAAGGACAAAAAGGGAAACGATTGATTACCTATCGTGATCTGACAAATGGTGTAGGTTATCTTTTTGAACGTCATATTATCAAGCAAGAGACGATAAAAGAACCTGTCAACAAAGTTGTCAAATACGGTACGAAAAAACGTGATGCAAATTCAGCACCAACGCCAAATGTACCAAATGTACCAAATGTACCAAATGTACCAAACACACCTAGCAATGATGACAACAAAAAACCTACAAACGACCCTACTAAAGTTGTAAGTCATAAAGACGTCACCGAGCAAACGTTGATTGACTTCAAAACTGAACGTGTCGCAGATGATACCATGTTTGAAGGCGACGAAGTAGTAGCAACTAACGGTCGAAAAGGTGTGCGTACAACTGTTTACCGTGAAAACCTCAATGCTGATGGCGTCGTGCTTTCACGTGAAAAAATTGGTGAGGATGAAGCGCCTGCCGTTAACAAAGTTGTGAAATACGGTACGAAAAAACGCTACCAAACTGTAAAAACAACAGTTAAGAAAGCGATTCCTTACGAAACAACGACATTCACGGATTTCAGCCTTCCAAAAGGTCAAACTAAAGTTATCCAAGCTGGTAGAGATGGTGAAGACGTGTACGAAGTGACAAATGAGGTAGACCTTAAGACAGGCCATCAATCAGAAAAATCTCGTACAAAAGTTTCAACCACCGCAGCAACTGCTAAAATCGTAGCAATTGGTGGTTATGAAGCACCAAAAGATACAACAGAAACTCGTCGCATCACTGACAAAATCACACATGGTACTGTGACTACGTTCGACAACAACATGTACGAGGGCGAAACACGTACTGAGGAAGGTTCCGATGGTTACGTGACGTACGAAGTGACATACAACGTGAGTGGATTGACTGGTCAAAAGACTGAGGTATCTCGTCGTGTGGTTGACCGCAAAGATGCGAAAAACACCATCATCTACAAAGGTACGAAAAAACGTCCAGTTGCAACACCTAAACCAGCACCTGCTCCCGTGCAACCTGTAACACCAGTACAAAGCGCTCCTGTTGTAAATACCACACCCGTTGCACCTACAACACCTACTACAAGTACAGGTTCTGTATTGTTGAACGCTAACGATGTGGCAATCGGTAAAGACCGCCCTTGGTACCAAGGTTTGCCTAAGTCAGCTCTTGCATTTGCGCAACTCTCACTTGATGAAAAAGAAAAGATTCGCCTTGGTCTTGACCCAAATGCAGACGTAGATGGTAAAAACCGTAATGCCCATGATTATGCAAGTACGGACGACATGACGCAAGCACAATTGGATGGTTTGATGAAGTACATTGATGTTGATAAGTTGAATGAAGAATTCCTCAAATTGCTCAACGAAGAACGTGCTAAGAAAGGTTTAAAACCTGCAGTTTATGCGGGTAAAAACAGTTCATTGCAACGTGCAGCAACGCAACGTGCGAAAGAAATGGCACACTATGGTTCAAGCCGTTATCAAGCTAAGAAGTCTGGTAAACACAAACGTCCAGATGGTAGCCAGTTTAGCACTGTATACACACCAAGTGAACGTGCTAAATTTGACTTGGTAAATGAAAACGCATTTAATAGCTACGGTGATTTAAGTGTGTTTGAAATTTTGAATGAACGTTACCTCGCGAAACAAATGTTTGAAGAATGGAAAAACTCACCGGGACACTATCGTTCAATGATGGTAGATGGTAAAAATCAAACAGTACATTTCGCAGTTAATTCATGGGCTGGCGAATATGTTCGCGAAGATAACACACATGATGATACTTGTATGATTAGTATGATGTCCATTGGCCTCGTTAATAATTAA
- a CDS encoding YitT family protein: MKKTKLYKRFRYGLRRLARRFKLVRVLQSISREKYDEKISASILYGFLSAVAVNFFFQPGHVYSSGATGLAQILSALSTRFLGVNLPVALTFYLINLPLMVLAWYQIGHKFTIFTFITVSMSSFFIHIVPEVTLTNDPIINALFGGVVLGAGIGFALRSNISSGGTDIVSLTIRKRTGRNVGSISFLVNGMIMLIAGVTFGWKYALYSMITIFVSSRVTDAVFTKQKRMQAMIITNQPEQVIKKIHTRLHRGATIIHGAEGTYNHEEKAVLITIITRAEYAEFKYIMQKTDPHAFVSVADNVHILGRFVEEDQ; encoded by the coding sequence ATGAAGAAAACTAAATTATACAAGCGTTTCCGCTACGGATTGCGACGCTTGGCGCGTCGATTTAAGCTGGTTCGTGTGCTCCAGAGCATTTCTCGAGAAAAGTATGATGAGAAGATTTCTGCCTCCATTCTCTACGGATTTTTGTCTGCGGTAGCGGTCAATTTCTTCTTTCAACCGGGGCATGTTTATTCCAGTGGCGCAACGGGTCTAGCCCAGATTTTGTCGGCTCTGAGTACACGGTTTTTAGGGGTGAATTTGCCAGTAGCTTTGACCTTTTATCTGATTAACCTGCCCTTGATGGTATTGGCTTGGTATCAGATTGGTCACAAATTTACCATCTTTACCTTTATCACGGTGTCCATGAGCTCCTTCTTTATCCATATCGTACCAGAGGTCACGCTGACCAATGACCCGATTATCAATGCCCTGTTTGGGGGTGTGGTTCTGGGTGCTGGAATTGGTTTTGCGTTGCGTTCCAACATCTCAAGTGGGGGTACAGATATTGTCAGCTTGACCATTCGTAAGCGCACAGGACGTAATGTCGGCAGTATCTCATTTTTGGTCAATGGTATGATTATGCTGATTGCTGGTGTGACCTTTGGGTGGAAATATGCGCTCTATTCCATGATTACCATTTTTGTCTCAAGCCGCGTGACGGATGCAGTGTTCACCAAGCAAAAGCGCATGCAGGCTATGATTATCACCAATCAGCCTGAGCAAGTGATTAAGAAGATTCATACCCGCTTGCACCGTGGGGCAACCATCATCCATGGCGCTGAGGGCACCTATAATCATGAGGAAAAGGCAGTGCTGATCACGATTATCACGCGGGCAGAGTACGCGGAGTTTAAGTACATCATGCAAAAAACAGACCCCCATGCCTTTGTCTCGGTCGCAGATAATGTCCATATTTTAGGACGGTTTGTGGAGGAGGATCAGTGA
- a CDS encoding recombinase family protein, which produces METVIIGYARVSSMDNRQELGLEVQKSALCACDCLFYEKHSGSDDDRPQLKKAIELAKELSQQGKQVTLMIYKLDRLTRKMLTLLAIIEELNQHKITLISLKEKIETDSLTGKLLCMILGYVAEMELENIRMRTKEGLQKAREKGVQLGNKGIGKDKEAQILSMYQENHLSIRKMAQKLEVSTSTIYNVLNRHQVPLRSKNNIK; this is translated from the coding sequence ATGGAGACAGTAATCATCGGATACGCGCGTGTGAGTTCAATGGACAATCGGCAAGAGTTAGGCTTAGAAGTTCAGAAGTCAGCTCTGTGTGCTTGCGATTGTCTATTTTATGAGAAACACTCAGGGAGTGATGACGATAGACCGCAGTTGAAAAAAGCGATTGAGCTTGCTAAAGAGCTGAGTCAGCAAGGAAAGCAGGTTACGTTGATGATTTATAAGCTAGACAGGTTGACTCGCAAAATGCTGACGCTACTTGCGATTATTGAAGAGTTGAATCAGCACAAAATCACCTTGATTAGTCTGAAAGAAAAGATAGAGACAGATTCATTGACTGGAAAACTGCTGTGTATGATTTTGGGCTATGTGGCGGAGATGGAGTTGGAAAATATCCGAATGCGAACCAAGGAAGGCTTACAAAAAGCACGTGAAAAAGGGGTGCAATTAGGCAATAAAGGCATTGGAAAAGACAAGGAAGCACAAATCCTCTCCATGTACCAAGAAAATCATCTGTCCATTCGCAAGATGGCTCAGAAATTAGAGGTTTCAACCTCTACGATTTACAATGTACTCAATCGACATCAAGTACCATTACGTTCAAAAAATAACATCAAATGA